A genomic segment from Luteolibacter ambystomatis encodes:
- the mscL gene encoding large conductance mechanosensitive channel protein MscL, whose translation MLKEFREFILKGNAIDLAVGVLIGAAFGDVVKAFTTGIINPLINAAGGKPDVSLKLWIFDLGVVVNAVLSLIIVGAILFFVFIKPMNRLKTMMEKKADAPGEPEIPADVKLLAEIRDLLKNKA comes from the coding sequence ATGCTCAAGGAATTTCGCGAATTCATTCTCAAGGGAAACGCCATCGATCTGGCGGTCGGTGTGCTCATCGGCGCCGCCTTCGGCGATGTGGTGAAGGCCTTCACCACCGGCATCATCAATCCGCTGATCAACGCGGCGGGAGGGAAGCCCGATGTTTCCCTGAAGCTCTGGATCTTCGACCTGGGCGTGGTGGTGAATGCCGTTCTCTCCCTGATCATCGTGGGTGCCATCCTGTTCTTCGTGTTCATCAAGCCGATGAACAGGCTGAAGACGATGATGGAGAAAAAGGCGGACGCTCCCGGTGAGCCGGAAATTCCCGCCGATGTGAAGCTGCTTGCCGAAATCCGGGATCTCCTCAAGAACAAGGCCTGA
- a CDS encoding 1-acyl-sn-glycerol-3-phosphate acyltransferase has protein sequence MAIADALPALAGDGWRATVRGMLESVLGIARSRQAFLDASHDPDPAEDVLRQFGLTPDAAGVVEAIPAEGGVIVVSNHPFGGADALTLIALCLRKRRDFAILANEMAAAAPGVGHWFLPLSILGDRQAARQNALTLRSALEHLRGGGLLAVFPAGEVSTWRDHLGRVADGPWSPHIAALARKAGVPVLPVRFFGENPSWFHLAGAIHPLIRTALLPRVILSRKGDKVCCRAGELVEPADIQSAEDATAFLRQRLEAVPLP, from the coding sequence ATGGCCATCGCCGACGCCCTGCCAGCGTTGGCGGGGGATGGCTGGCGTGCCACCGTCCGGGGCATGCTGGAATCCGTGCTGGGCATCGCCCGTTCCCGTCAGGCGTTCCTTGATGCGTCCCATGATCCGGACCCGGCGGAGGACGTGCTGCGCCAGTTCGGCCTCACGCCGGATGCGGCGGGCGTGGTGGAGGCGATTCCGGCGGAAGGCGGGGTCATCGTGGTCTCGAATCACCCCTTTGGCGGTGCGGATGCCCTGACCTTGATCGCGCTGTGCCTGAGGAAGCGCCGCGATTTCGCCATCCTCGCCAATGAAATGGCGGCGGCAGCGCCCGGCGTGGGCCATTGGTTCCTGCCGCTCTCCATTCTCGGCGATCGCCAGGCCGCCCGTCAGAACGCTTTGACCCTCCGCTCCGCCCTGGAGCACTTGCGTGGCGGCGGCCTTTTGGCGGTCTTTCCCGCCGGAGAGGTGTCCACCTGGCGGGATCACCTCGGGCGGGTTGCGGACGGGCCATGGTCCCCGCACATCGCTGCCCTCGCCCGCAAGGCCGGAGTGCCGGTCCTGCCGGTGCGGTTTTTCGGGGAGAATCCGTCCTGGTTCCATCTGGCGGGTGCCATTCACCCCCTGATCCGGACCGCGCTGCTGCCGCGGGTGATTCTTTCCCGGAAGGGCGACAAGGTCTGCTGCCGGGCCGGAGAACTGGTGGAACCCGCTGATATCCAATCAGCGGAAGATGCCACTGCTTTTCTGAGACAGAGGCTGGAAGCGGTTCCGCTTCCGTGA
- a CDS encoding GNAT family N-acetyltransferase codes for MFRLDGFAKRRHWRCARDEPRDITTMNLQPQDPNSSHERGPAAFQVSVAAPADPAAVQAEIARLAANAPLASQGRFDVYLASADAIPAILHEIGRLREIAFRAVGEGSGKALDLDIYDRSYLHLFLWDREANAVAGAYRLGRTDTLLAEFGPEGLYTSTLFKLGQPFLDHLTPGLELGRSFVATEYQRSIHPLGLLWRGISRFVARYPRYARLFGPVSISNDYTAVSQELIVRFMRGNRRDANFADAVEPFHPYDGIDLEMDEISSRLGSIEEVSAAIAQVEPDGKGVPVLLRQYLKLNATLLEFNVDPDFANVLDALVLVDLNRAPDEVLVRYMGAENLAAFRAAAV; via the coding sequence ATGTTTCGCCTTGACGGATTCGCCAAACGCAGGCACTGGCGCTGCGCGCGAGACGAACCCCGGGACATCACCACGATGAACCTTCAGCCTCAAGATCCGAACTCCTCGCATGAGCGGGGACCCGCCGCATTCCAAGTATCGGTCGCCGCGCCCGCCGACCCGGCCGCCGTGCAGGCCGAAATCGCGCGCCTGGCCGCCAATGCCCCGCTGGCTTCCCAAGGCCGCTTCGACGTTTACCTGGCCTCCGCCGACGCCATTCCGGCCATCCTGCATGAGATCGGCCGCCTCCGCGAAATCGCCTTCCGGGCGGTGGGCGAGGGCAGTGGCAAGGCGCTGGACCTCGATATTTACGACCGCTCCTACCTCCACCTGTTCCTCTGGGACCGCGAGGCGAACGCCGTGGCCGGTGCCTACCGCCTCGGCCGCACCGATACCCTGCTGGCGGAGTTCGGCCCGGAGGGCCTCTACACCTCCACGCTCTTCAAGCTCGGCCAGCCGTTCCTCGATCATCTCACTCCCGGGCTGGAGCTGGGCCGCTCGTTCGTGGCGACGGAATACCAGCGCTCGATCCACCCGCTCGGCTTGCTCTGGCGCGGAATCAGCCGCTTCGTGGCGCGCTATCCGCGCTACGCCCGCCTCTTCGGACCGGTCAGCATTTCGAACGACTACACCGCCGTCTCGCAGGAGCTGATCGTGCGTTTCATGCGTGGCAATCGTCGTGACGCGAACTTCGCCGACGCGGTGGAGCCCTTTCACCCCTACGATGGGATTGACTTGGAAATGGACGAGATCAGCAGCCGCCTCGGCTCGATTGAGGAAGTGTCCGCCGCGATCGCCCAGGTCGAGCCGGATGGCAAGGGCGTGCCGGTGCTGCTGCGCCAGTACCTGAAGCTCAATGCAACCCTGTTGGAGTTCAATGTCGATCCGGACTTCGCCAACGTGCTCGACGCGCTGGTGCTGGTGGATTTGAACCGCGCTCCGGACGAGGTACTGGTCCGCTACATGGGAGCGGAGAACCTCGCCGCATTCCGCGCTGCCGCGGTTTGA
- a CDS encoding putative signal transducing protein, producing MTVVKECGTLEDAWMAKNLLENEGIPADILDEALASTAPYLLNSSGIRVAVADEDAAAARQHLGLPPLSETARNRRQTVPGWLVFAIVVTAVISLFVVGVSQNRSGGRSAALKQEYDRNGDGRIDKRIESTSNGNPALVFRDDNYDGRWDTREEYENGERVRSQRDLDLDGTFDSVTIWKNDLPVTTTVTPGGSGFPLIRYDYKNGNPDTRWEDDDRDGAWNTCISYDAMGRETGRKSLR from the coding sequence ATGACGGTGGTCAAGGAGTGCGGGACGCTGGAGGACGCGTGGATGGCGAAGAACCTGTTGGAGAACGAAGGCATTCCCGCGGACATTCTCGATGAGGCCTTGGCCTCCACCGCGCCCTATTTGTTGAACTCCTCCGGCATCCGGGTGGCGGTGGCGGATGAGGACGCCGCAGCCGCCCGCCAGCACCTCGGACTTCCGCCCCTGTCGGAGACCGCCCGCAATCGCCGCCAGACGGTGCCCGGATGGCTGGTTTTCGCCATTGTCGTTACGGCGGTGATCAGCCTCTTCGTCGTGGGGGTGAGCCAGAACCGGTCCGGAGGCCGTTCCGCCGCTCTCAAACAGGAATACGACCGCAATGGAGATGGCAGGATCGACAAGAGGATCGAATCCACGTCCAACGGAAATCCGGCGCTCGTGTTCCGGGATGACAACTACGACGGCCGCTGGGATACCCGTGAGGAATATGAAAATGGCGAACGGGTGCGTTCCCAGAGAGATCTCGATCTCGATGGCACCTTCGACAGTGTCACCATCTGGAAAAACGACCTGCCCGTCACCACCACCGTCACCCCGGGTGGCAGCGGTTTCCCCTTGATCCGCTACGATTACAAGAATGGCAATCCGGACACCCGCTGGGAGGATGACGATCGTGACGGGGCTTGGAACACCTGCATCAGCTACGATGCCATGGGCCGGGAAACCGGGCGCAAGAGCCTGCGCTGA
- the azu gene encoding azurin gives MKKLIISLAAAVLAPVAIAEDAKVELTGNDAMQFSSKAFDVTAGQSVSLTLKHIGKLPKAAMGHNVVILKSGTVVATFATKAMTAKDTDYIPGDAESKAQIVAHTKTIGGGESDTVTFTAPTEPGSYPFLCTFPGHFAVMQGVMTVKAK, from the coding sequence ATGAAAAAACTGATCATTTCTCTCGCTGCCGCCGTTCTCGCGCCTGTCGCCATCGCTGAAGACGCCAAGGTCGAACTCACCGGCAACGACGCGATGCAGTTCAGCTCGAAAGCCTTCGACGTGACCGCCGGCCAGAGCGTGAGCCTCACCCTCAAGCATATCGGCAAGTTGCCGAAAGCCGCGATGGGCCACAATGTGGTGATCCTCAAGTCCGGCACCGTGGTCGCCACCTTCGCCACGAAGGCCATGACCGCCAAGGACACCGACTACATCCCGGGTGATGCCGAGTCGAAGGCCCAGATCGTCGCCCACACCAAGACCATCGGCGGCGGCGAGTCCGACACCGTCACCTTCACCGCTCCGACCGAGCCGGGTTCCTATCCGTTCCTCTGCACCTTCCCCGGCCACTTCGCCGTGATGCAGGGCGTGATGACCGTGAAGGCCAAGTAA
- a CDS encoding P-II family nitrogen regulator, which produces MKKIEAIIKPFKLEEVKEALAEVGVQGMTVTEVKGFGRQKGHTEIYRGSEYTVDFLPKVKIEIVVDDAQAGGVAEAIVKSANTGKIGDGKVFISTIEEAIRIRTGETGSSAVAVN; this is translated from the coding sequence ATGAAAAAAATCGAAGCGATCATCAAACCATTCAAGCTGGAAGAAGTGAAGGAGGCGCTCGCGGAAGTGGGTGTCCAGGGCATGACCGTTACTGAAGTGAAAGGTTTCGGCCGTCAGAAGGGCCATACCGAAATCTACCGCGGTTCCGAGTACACCGTTGATTTCCTTCCCAAAGTGAAGATCGAGATCGTCGTGGACGACGCGCAGGCTGGCGGTGTTGCCGAAGCGATCGTCAAGAGCGCCAACACCGGCAAGATCGGTGACGGCAAGGTTTTCATCTCCACCATCGAAGAAGCCATCCGCATCCGCACCGGTGAGACCGGTTCCTCCGCGGTGGCTGTGAACTGA
- a CDS encoding dienelactone hydrolase family protein: protein MRFRILVCLSFATSLATAGLEKKEAADLVTKLAAERLTNLKTERAAEMEAKSITLGDKTMPWLEKTFGDAPAGKRSLWISMHGGGNASPTVNDQQWQNQIKLYQPPEGIYIAPRAPTNTWNLWHEGHIDPMFSRIIEDMIAVRGVDSEKVYLMGYSAGGDGAWQLGPRMGDRFAAVAMMAGHPGDMALASLRNVPFAIFCGGWDRAYDRNKLCKEYGEKLDQLQKDDPDGYTHMVRIYEGLGHWMDRKDAEAVPWMAGFTRRTWPKKIIWVQDDIIHERFYWLGVPAASTKAGARITATVENQTITLDGDVAPETILWLSDALLDLDQAVTVKVNGKVVHEGGIERTREAITASLADRPDTAACATAKWVLK from the coding sequence ATGCGATTCCGGATTCTCGTCTGCCTGTCATTCGCCACCTCCCTTGCCACCGCGGGATTGGAGAAAAAGGAGGCTGCGGACCTGGTCACGAAGCTCGCCGCGGAACGCCTCACCAACCTGAAAACGGAACGTGCCGCCGAGATGGAGGCGAAGTCGATCACCCTCGGCGACAAGACGATGCCGTGGCTGGAGAAAACCTTCGGAGACGCCCCTGCGGGCAAGCGCAGCCTGTGGATCTCCATGCACGGCGGCGGCAATGCATCGCCGACCGTCAATGACCAGCAGTGGCAGAACCAGATCAAACTCTACCAGCCGCCGGAGGGCATCTACATCGCGCCGCGCGCTCCCACCAATACATGGAACCTCTGGCATGAGGGCCACATCGATCCGATGTTCTCACGGATCATCGAGGACATGATCGCGGTGCGCGGGGTCGATTCCGAAAAGGTCTATCTGATGGGCTACTCGGCGGGGGGCGATGGCGCGTGGCAGCTCGGCCCGCGCATGGGGGATCGCTTTGCGGCGGTCGCGATGATGGCCGGCCATCCGGGAGACATGGCGCTGGCCAGCCTGCGGAACGTGCCCTTCGCCATCTTTTGCGGCGGGTGGGACCGCGCCTACGACCGGAACAAGCTCTGCAAGGAATACGGCGAGAAACTCGACCAGCTCCAGAAGGACGATCCGGACGGCTACACCCACATGGTCCGGATCTACGAGGGGCTGGGCCACTGGATGGACCGCAAGGATGCCGAGGCCGTCCCGTGGATGGCCGGTTTCACCCGCCGCACCTGGCCGAAGAAAATCATATGGGTACAGGATGACATCATCCACGAACGCTTCTACTGGCTGGGAGTCCCGGCCGCCTCCACGAAAGCCGGAGCAAGGATCACCGCCACGGTCGAGAACCAGACCATCACGCTTGATGGCGACGTTGCTCCGGAAACCATTCTCTGGCTCTCCGACGCCCTCCTTGATCTCGATCAAGCGGTGACGGTGAAAGTGAACGGCAAGGTGGTCCACGAGGGCGGAATCGAGCGCACGCGGGAAGCGATCACCGCCTCCCTCGCGGATCGCCCGGACACCGCGGCCTGCGCCACCGCCAAGTGGGTCTTGAAATGA
- a CDS encoding EamA family transporter, whose amino-acid sequence MTLTWFHWALLSAVFAALTTIFAKVGLQGVDSDFATLIRTFVILLVLAAFVMATGKWSNPAQLSTKAWCFLVLSALATGASWVCYFRALKDGTASQVAPIDKSSLLLVAAFALLFLKERPSPREWAGILMVGAGVVVLGLKK is encoded by the coding sequence ATGACCCTGACCTGGTTCCACTGGGCGCTGCTGTCCGCCGTGTTCGCTGCGTTGACCACCATTTTCGCCAAGGTGGGATTGCAGGGTGTGGATTCGGACTTTGCCACGCTGATCCGCACCTTCGTGATCCTGCTGGTGCTCGCGGCTTTCGTGATGGCCACGGGCAAATGGAGCAATCCGGCTCAACTATCCACCAAGGCTTGGTGCTTCCTCGTGCTCTCCGCGCTCGCGACGGGCGCCTCATGGGTCTGCTACTTCCGTGCGTTGAAAGATGGCACGGCTTCCCAAGTGGCTCCCATCGACAAATCCAGCCTGCTGCTTGTCGCCGCCTTCGCCTTGCTATTCCTCAAGGAGCGTCCTTCGCCACGCGAATGGGCGGGCATCCTGATGGTGGGAGCGGGAGTGGTGGTGCTGGGTCTGAAGAAGTAG
- a CDS encoding M14 family metallopeptidase has product MKHARELRDRRLHAMLAAVSETFDWPGFLPAFASAAVAAGFRPHRYGSTPSGDLMAWLKPGSGKRSYLSAGIHGDEPAGPLALLELMRSGAFHDQGEWLLCPALNPTGLAMGRRENADGRDLNRDYWVRRTPEVCAHTKWLHANGIADRFISLHEDWESTGFYFYEINCGPDRPDRARAILEAVSPWFPAEPNAVIDDHDIREPGWIYHPAEADMPDHWPEAIFLAKNGCGLSFTFETPSSAPLASRVAAHVAAVRAALEF; this is encoded by the coding sequence GTGAAGCACGCCCGGGAGTTGCGTGACCGGCGGCTCCACGCCATGCTGGCTGCGGTGAGTGAGACTTTCGATTGGCCCGGCTTTCTGCCCGCTTTCGCCTCTGCGGCGGTGGCCGCCGGATTTCGTCCGCACCGCTACGGCAGCACTCCCTCCGGAGACCTGATGGCGTGGCTGAAGCCCGGCTCCGGCAAGCGCTCCTATCTCTCCGCCGGCATCCACGGCGACGAACCCGCCGGGCCGCTCGCACTGTTGGAGTTGATGCGCTCCGGCGCCTTTCACGACCAGGGCGAATGGCTGCTCTGCCCGGCACTCAACCCCACCGGCCTGGCGATGGGACGCCGCGAGAACGCCGATGGCCGCGACCTCAACCGTGACTACTGGGTTCGTCGTACTCCCGAGGTCTGCGCCCATACGAAGTGGCTTCATGCCAATGGCATCGCGGACCGCTTCATCTCGCTCCACGAGGACTGGGAAAGCACCGGATTCTATTTCTACGAGATCAACTGCGGCCCGGACCGGCCGGACCGGGCCCGCGCGATTCTGGAAGCGGTCTCGCCCTGGTTCCCGGCGGAGCCGAACGCGGTCATCGATGACCACGACATCCGCGAACCCGGCTGGATCTACCATCCGGCGGAAGCGGACATGCCGGACCACTGGCCCGAGGCGATCTTCCTCGCCAAGAACGGTTGCGGCCTGTCCTTCACCTTCGAGACCCCCAGCAGCGCTCCTCTTGCCTCCCGGGTAGCCGCCCATGTCGCCGCGGTGAGGGCGGCCCTCGAGTTTTGA
- a CDS encoding TerC family protein, with translation MDWLHQIFGQDLKAAVPIVLGIIVFEGVLSVDNAAVLATMVRKLPVDQRGRALRIGLLLGYVLRGSCILAVNFLTKVWWVGPLGGAYLLWLAIKHFATHEHIEEAAESSVPGDGNWFFQQITGWIGVFWATVLGVEVMDLMFSIDNVLVANALTDNTYLICMGVFVGILGMRFAAQGFVKLMHRYPFLETCAFVVVGLLGLKLVAGLWVHFQPESGFAHLIESQTFKIIWSVLMLLLFIIPVITHRLFGWPHRQRDEAGAE, from the coding sequence ATGGATTGGCTTCACCAGATTTTCGGACAGGACCTGAAGGCGGCGGTTCCGATCGTTCTCGGCATCATCGTTTTCGAAGGCGTGCTGTCGGTGGACAATGCCGCGGTGCTGGCCACCATGGTGCGGAAGCTGCCGGTGGATCAACGGGGCAGGGCATTGCGCATCGGCCTCCTGCTCGGCTACGTGCTGCGCGGCTCCTGCATTCTCGCCGTGAACTTCCTCACCAAGGTGTGGTGGGTCGGCCCGCTCGGCGGAGCCTATCTGCTGTGGCTCGCCATCAAGCACTTCGCCACCCACGAGCATATCGAGGAGGCCGCGGAATCAAGCGTGCCGGGTGATGGAAATTGGTTTTTCCAACAAATCACCGGCTGGATCGGCGTGTTCTGGGCCACCGTGCTCGGAGTCGAGGTGATGGACCTGATGTTCTCGATCGACAACGTACTGGTGGCGAACGCCCTCACGGACAACACCTACCTGATCTGCATGGGGGTCTTCGTCGGCATCCTTGGCATGCGTTTCGCCGCCCAAGGCTTCGTGAAGCTGATGCACCGCTATCCATTCCTGGAAACCTGCGCCTTCGTGGTGGTCGGCCTGCTCGGATTGAAACTGGTGGCAGGCCTGTGGGTCCACTTCCAGCCGGAGTCCGGCTTCGCCCATCTGATCGAAAGCCAGACGTTCAAGATCATCTGGTCGGTGCTGATGCTGCTGCTGTTCATCATCCCGGTGATCACCCACCGTTTGTTCGGCTGGCCGCACCGCCAGCGGGATGAAGCGGGGGCGGAGTGA
- a CDS encoding entericidin A codes for MKALLLLAAAAAGLLLSSCNTAIGFGRDLRLLGQGMETSANKSQGGGGGDTSGAPVY; via the coding sequence ATGAAAGCGCTGCTCCTCCTCGCCGCGGCCGCCGCGGGCCTTCTTCTTTCTTCCTGCAACACCGCCATCGGCTTCGGTCGCGACCTGCGCCTGCTTGGCCAGGGCATGGAAACCTCCGCCAACAAGAGCCAGGGTGGCGGCGGTGGTGACACCAGCGGTGCCCCGGTTTACTAA
- the rseP gene encoding RIP metalloprotease RseP gives MPELPKILHTTLQVLLIVLGFNLIIFVHELGHFLAGRWRGLKIDRFQIWFGKPIWKRTWNGVQYGLGWLPFGGFVSLPQMAPMESIEGRAAEDGEPLPKISPLDKIIVAFAGPLFSLLLALAAAAIVTQVGKPVDTIPSTVVGSVEKDSPGAKAGIRPGDKILAINGEPVTAFAGSSRMDGIFERIILSKGQDIRFTIERAGEPKPLELVSKFEIEPTKWYQRKSLRRVGIGPEAEHVLVSNVIKGSPAERAGLKLGDRLITADGQPVICSTRFLEIVAAAGAKPIEIAYERSNIDPEKELTPEEFANIKWTPGTVTVQAEVPVSPTGKPAMIGISPDDDPHQVTVIGHPGAWEQVKDSLRMMWTTLDRVFSRDSSIGIDHLSGPVGIFKAQLQMLNMENPYTRLLAFFVLFNVNLAVLNMLPFPVLDGGHIVLALMEWVSRRPVKARVLEWVQTAFALMLLGLMLYVTSKDSFGDFGHSRKAEEIVFKQP, from the coding sequence ATGCCGGAACTCCCCAAGATTCTCCACACCACCCTGCAAGTTCTCCTGATCGTGCTGGGTTTCAACCTGATCATTTTCGTCCACGAACTGGGACACTTCCTCGCCGGACGCTGGCGGGGATTGAAGATCGACCGCTTCCAAATCTGGTTCGGCAAGCCGATCTGGAAACGCACTTGGAACGGCGTGCAGTATGGCCTCGGCTGGCTGCCCTTCGGCGGCTTCGTTAGCCTGCCGCAGATGGCTCCCATGGAGTCGATCGAAGGCCGGGCCGCGGAAGACGGCGAGCCGTTGCCGAAGATCTCGCCGCTGGACAAGATCATCGTCGCCTTCGCCGGTCCGCTGTTCTCGCTGCTGCTGGCCTTGGCTGCGGCCGCCATCGTGACCCAGGTGGGCAAGCCGGTGGACACCATTCCCTCCACGGTGGTGGGCTCGGTGGAAAAAGACAGCCCTGGAGCCAAGGCGGGCATCCGTCCGGGTGACAAGATTCTCGCCATCAATGGCGAGCCCGTGACTGCCTTTGCGGGCAGCAGCCGCATGGATGGTATCTTCGAGCGGATTATTCTCAGCAAGGGTCAGGACATCCGCTTCACGATTGAGCGGGCGGGCGAGCCGAAGCCGCTGGAGCTGGTGTCCAAGTTCGAGATCGAGCCGACGAAGTGGTACCAGCGCAAATCCCTCCGTCGCGTGGGCATCGGCCCGGAGGCGGAGCACGTGCTTGTGAGCAATGTGATCAAGGGCAGCCCGGCAGAGCGGGCCGGCCTCAAACTGGGGGACCGCCTGATCACCGCGGACGGCCAACCGGTGATCTGCTCCACGCGTTTCCTTGAGATCGTGGCCGCAGCCGGAGCCAAGCCGATCGAAATCGCCTACGAGCGCAGCAACATCGACCCGGAAAAGGAACTCACGCCCGAAGAATTCGCGAATATCAAATGGACTCCCGGGACCGTGACCGTCCAAGCGGAGGTACCGGTTTCTCCGACTGGCAAGCCCGCCATGATCGGCATCAGCCCGGATGACGATCCCCATCAGGTCACCGTCATTGGCCATCCCGGTGCCTGGGAACAGGTGAAGGACAGCCTGCGGATGATGTGGACCACGCTGGACCGTGTCTTCTCACGGGACTCCAGCATCGGCATCGATCACCTCAGCGGCCCGGTCGGCATCTTCAAGGCCCAGTTGCAGATGCTGAACATGGAGAATCCCTACACCCGTCTGCTGGCGTTCTTCGTGCTCTTCAACGTGAACCTCGCGGTGCTGAACATGCTGCCTTTCCCGGTGCTGGATGGCGGCCACATCGTGCTGGCGCTGATGGAATGGGTCAGCCGCCGTCCGGTGAAAGCCCGCGTTCTGGAATGGGTGCAGACCGCCTTCGCGCTCATGCTTCTGGGGCTGATGCTTTATGTCACCAGCAAGGATTCCTTCGGCGATTTCGGCCACAGCCGGAAGGCGGAGGAGATCGTGTTCAAGCAGCCCTGA
- a CDS encoding tRNA (cytidine(34)-2'-O)-methyltransferase → MFHLVMVAPEIPHNAGAAGRLALATGSVLHLVKPLGFSLEDKYVRRTGLDYWQDVDVRVWESFDELKAVAGEEARFWYLSTKATRSPWSTAFEPGDYLVFGCETKGLPEDIVRAAGDSGLRIPMKPDSTRSLNLSTAIAITLYEAVRQQAPMW, encoded by the coding sequence ATGTTCCACCTCGTCATGGTCGCTCCGGAAATTCCGCACAATGCCGGGGCCGCAGGCCGCCTGGCATTGGCCACCGGCTCGGTGCTGCATCTGGTGAAGCCGCTGGGGTTCTCGCTGGAAGACAAGTATGTCCGCCGCACCGGCCTCGACTACTGGCAGGACGTGGACGTGCGCGTCTGGGAATCCTTCGATGAACTGAAGGCCGTGGCGGGAGAGGAGGCCCGCTTCTGGTATCTCAGCACGAAGGCCACCCGCTCGCCATGGAGCACGGCATTCGAGCCCGGGGACTATCTCGTCTTCGGCTGCGAAACAAAGGGTCTGCCGGAAGACATCGTCCGTGCCGCGGGCGATTCCGGATTGCGTATTCCGATGAAGCCGGATTCCACGCGCAGCCTGAATCTCTCCACGGCCATCGCCATCACCCTCTACGAAGCAGTGCGCCAGCAGGCTCCCATGTGGTGA
- a CDS encoding very short patch repair endonuclease: protein MADVFTPEKRSEVMSRIRGSDTRPEIIVRTLLHRHGYRFTVRGPLNRNLPGRPDLVLPKYRTVIFVHGCFWHGHEHCGDFRLPSTRSEWWTAKISGNKARDLRAENALRSLGWHVVTIWACAVKTRAAREWLEKRLPKLIG, encoded by the coding sequence ATGGCCGATGTCTTCACACCCGAGAAGCGTTCCGAGGTGATGTCCCGCATCCGCGGGTCGGACACCCGGCCGGAAATCATCGTCCGAACCCTGCTCCACCGTCACGGCTATCGCTTCACGGTGAGGGGGCCTTTGAACCGCAATCTGCCGGGCCGACCGGATCTGGTGCTGCCGAAGTATCGCACCGTCATCTTCGTCCACGGCTGTTTCTGGCACGGCCACGAACATTGCGGCGACTTCCGACTCCCCTCCACGCGATCCGAGTGGTGGACGGCCAAGATCAGCGGCAACAAGGCGCGGGACCTGCGTGCGGAAAACGCCCTGCGCTCGCTGGGCTGGCACGTGGTCACGATCTGGGCCTGCGCGGTGAAAACCCGGGCCGCACGGGAATGGCTGGAGAAGCGTCTGCCGAAGCTGATCGGGTGA
- a CDS encoding HAD-IIA family hydrolase, which translates to MDGVIYRGNQLIPGADRFVARLRHDGIPFRFLTNNSQRTRRDVALKLCRLGLEADADDVFTCAMATARFLAHQKPGATAFVIGENGLAAALHHNGVTVVDDDADYVVVGEGRTMTFEMIERAVRLIEKGARLIATNPDATCPTDAGTRPGCGAIVAMLEKATGREAFSVGKPSGVMMRMAQNELGVRAANTVMVGDTMETDILGGVGMGYQTVLVLSGHTKVEQLHRYAYRPDWIVESVDHMPERLFHSVAELVGAA; encoded by the coding sequence ATGGACGGCGTGATCTACCGGGGGAACCAGTTGATCCCCGGCGCCGACCGTTTCGTCGCGCGATTGCGACATGACGGGATTCCCTTCCGCTTTTTGACGAACAATTCCCAGCGGACGCGCCGCGATGTGGCGCTCAAGCTGTGCCGTCTCGGTCTGGAGGCCGATGCCGATGATGTCTTCACCTGCGCGATGGCCACGGCCCGCTTTCTGGCCCACCAGAAGCCCGGAGCCACCGCGTTTGTGATCGGGGAAAACGGCCTTGCCGCCGCGCTCCACCACAATGGCGTCACCGTCGTGGATGATGATGCGGACTATGTGGTGGTGGGCGAAGGCCGGACCATGACCTTCGAGATGATCGAGCGCGCCGTGCGCTTGATCGAGAAGGGCGCGCGTCTGATCGCCACCAATCCTGACGCCACCTGCCCGACCGATGCCGGCACCCGTCCGGGGTGCGGTGCGATCGTGGCCATGCTGGAGAAAGCCACCGGCCGCGAGGCCTTCTCGGTGGGCAAGCCCAGCGGTGTGATGATGCGCATGGCGCAGAACGAGCTCGGCGTGCGTGCCGCGAACACCGTGATGGTGGGTGACACGATGGAGACCGACATTCTCGGTGGCGTGGGCATGGGCTATCAGACGGTGTTGGTCCTCAGCGGCCACACCAAGGTCGAGCAGCTCCATCGCTACGCCTACCGGCCCGATTGGATCGTTGAGTCCGTCGATCACATGCCGGAACGACTTTTCCACTCCGTTGCCGAACTCGTTGGCGCGGCGTGA